ATTGCAACATTATTGAAGAGACAAAAGCCCATAGCTTCATCAGGTTCTGCATGATGGTCAGGAGGCCTCACAATGGCAATAGCAGAATCCAAATCCCCTTTGGCCACCTTTTCAGACACCTACTcgaggaataagcaaaaacagcATTTGATGTTAACCTAGAAGGTaccattattattttataagagtAGAATGCAGCTGACTGAGGtgctttatttttataaaattcagtAACTAGTCCAGTTAAGAGATGGTgtgaaattattttagaatgttTCTAACTAATTGGGTGGAGATGATTTAAATTGCAACCGGTTAAGAATATTGAACATGAAATTACCTCAATAAGTGAACCTGCTGCAAGGGAAGCAGCTTCAGATGAACCCTTGTTAAAATATATAGAATTGAAATTTGAGGCAATCCTAAGACGTcgagaattaaatttttttgagaTGATATTCTTGACCAGTTTGACATGTCTTTGGATATGAACAGATGTTATGTACTTGTCCTCAGCTTCCTTGGCACTCAGAACTACGCACCTGGACATAGgtggtaaaaaaaaaacaaataacaaaAAACAGAAGTTCAATAATTATGCATACTTCACACCAAACAGTGAGTAAAGGGTCCAGCGAGACAGAAAAAAGGAATAGATTTCCTAGGTTCTTACTACTGAAGGTCGAATTCCAGGCACAAGTGATGAATAAAGTCGACACCTGAAGCCAATTGTCGGCTAATGATGGAAGGTAGTTGATATTAATACAAACTTGCATCCCTTTCCTAAGTGGGAGTTTCGATTCCCTTGCCACGTACCCTTTGTCCCGATCCTCCTCAGTTTATGATCTATCCATCTACGTGGACGGTGGGCGATGAAATCACGGACTGCATCGCTAGATTCCGACTCGAACTGGGAGTATCCACAGGATATTATAAATAACCCTCGCTCTGGCCATGCGAACCATCATCAGCTATGGCCTCCACATTGAAACGCCTCTCCGAGGACGAAGTCGCCGggatcctctccttcctcccagCGAAAGCCATCATCAAGCTCCGAACCCTCAGTCGGTACGTTCTGCGTCGCTCTGCATGCAATCACTTCCTCCTTACCCAATCTCGTCACACCAAAGCCGACTCGGGCTTCTTCACTCGGCCATACTACGGCCCCGTCGTCCTCACTCTCCTCGACCCTCATGCCGGCATACCCAATGAAGGCCTCCGGTTCTTGCAGCACGCCGAAAGGGTCGTCCGGGCCTCAGCCAACGGTCTCGTGTTCTGCTCAAACAAGTCTAGAATCTTAGGCAGCTTGTGCGTCTGCAATCCGGTGGCTCCGATCGCCACGCTGCGCTTCATCCCGCCCCCGACCGGCGAAGAACATCACGACCTGTCATGCATCGGCGTCGCCGTCGACCGGATGTCGAGAGGCTACGAGCTGGTCTGCTTCACAAAGCCGCCAGATTGGCACTCCCCCTACTGTTTCAGGGTCTACGCCTCGGCGGATAATGCATGGAAGTTCCACAAGATGGTCGATGGAGGTCCAAGAGATCTGCAACTGGAGTATCCGGTTATTTGCGGCAGGACAGTGTACTTGGCTTCAACTTGTGGGCCGTACATGCATACGGCCCCGTACATTGTCGCCTTTGATATCGAAGAGGAGGGCTCCGAGATTCTTTCGATCCCGAGAGAGGCAACGAAGGCGTCTGATTGCCATGAGATTCGGATTGCAAGGTGGGGTGAGAAATCTCTGTGCTTGATAAGTTGCCGGAGATCTTCAATTTTTAAACTGTGGGCGATGTCTCGGGATCAAGGGACCATAGCATGGGTTGAAAAATATCAAGTTAGCATGATGGAGATGGGGCTTACAAGTCCGGGAGACGTGCACTCGTTTACGGTGATCAACAGCGACACGCTTGTTTTTGTGATGAATAGCTCTATCTATAGCTACGATATCAAAAAAAGGGCGTTGAAGGAGTTGCAAAAAGGCTACCCTTCAGGTTATCCGATTTTGATTTCCTATGCAAACTCCCTACGGCCCTACTGAAGATGCGAAGCTCGGCAGCTGAAAATTCTAGCGCCCATTAGCGCGCGATGTTGTGGGTAAATAGTCAACTTCAGatgcttatttaatttttagtttagcTGAACTAGGGTAAAATGACAGAAATAAGGGATTTTGAGGAAGGTGTGAGTCattgttttgaatttttacTGATATAaccctcaaaaaaaaatctttttatttGGGTAACTTCGAGCCCACCTTTTATTTGTAATTGCAGAGAGACTAGGGAACAAACTTCTCTCCAAATTGTATGCAGAGATAAGATCATCGG
Above is a genomic segment from Phoenix dactylifera cultivar Barhee BC4 chromosome 2, palm_55x_up_171113_PBpolish2nd_filt_p, whole genome shotgun sequence containing:
- the LOC103716347 gene encoding uncharacterized protein LOC103716347, with the protein product MASTLKRLSEDEVAGILSFLPAKAIIKLRTLSRYVLRRSACNHFLLTQSRHTKADSGFFTRPYYGPVVLTLLDPHAGIPNEGLRFLQHAERVVRASANGLVFCSNKSRILGSLCVCNPVAPIATLRFIPPPTGEEHHDLSCIGVAVDRMSRGYELVCFTKPPDWHSPYCFRVYASADNAWKFHKMVDGGPRDLQLEYPVICGRTVYLASTCGPYMHTAPYIVAFDIEEEGSEILSIPREATKASDCHEIRIARWGEKSLCLISCRRSSIFKLWAMSRDQGTIAWVEKYQVSMMEMGLTSPGDVHSFTVINSDTLVFVMNSSIYSYDIKKRALKELQKGYPSGYPILISYANSLRPY